In Mycobacterium sp. Aquia_216, a genomic segment contains:
- a CDS encoding zinc finger domain-containing protein, giving the protein MPGIAALGPDALDLSADDLAGVLAGNTGRIKTVITDQKVMAGIGNAYSDEILHVARISPFATAGKLTREQLITLHDAMISVLTDAVHRSVGQGAAMLKGEKRSGLRVHARTGLPCPVCGDTVREVSFADKSFQYCPTCQTGGKVLADRRMSRLLK; this is encoded by the coding sequence GTGCCCGGGATCGCCGCGCTGGGCCCGGACGCCCTGGATCTGAGTGCCGACGACTTGGCGGGGGTGCTGGCCGGCAATACCGGCCGGATCAAGACCGTGATCACCGACCAGAAGGTGATGGCCGGGATCGGCAATGCCTACAGCGACGAAATCCTGCACGTCGCCAGGATCTCGCCGTTCGCCACGGCCGGGAAGCTGACGCGCGAACAGCTCATCACCCTGCACGACGCGATGATCTCGGTGTTGACCGATGCGGTGCACCGTTCCGTCGGCCAGGGAGCCGCGATGCTCAAAGGGGAGAAGCGCTCCGGGCTGCGGGTGCACGCCCGCACCGGGCTGCCCTGCCCGGTATGCGGGGACACTGTGCGGGAAGTGTCGTTCGCGGACAAGTCTTTTCAGTACTGCCCGACGTGCCAGACCGGCGGCAAGGTGCTGGCCGATCGGCGCATGTCTCGGCTGCTCAAGTAG
- the cobF gene encoding precorrin-6A synthase (deacetylating) — MSRHIHVIGIGAGDPDYVTVQAIAALNDTQVFFAMDKGEAKSDLVGLRREICTRFIREPGYRFVELPDPKRADPGDRQGDYREAVADWHAARTRIWAQAIVTELGPDGVGAFLAWGDPSLYDSTLRILDAVAAEVEFTFDVVPGITAVQALTARHRIPLNDVGEPVLITTGRQLRTHPLSGSAVVMLDADCSFQNCRPDTRIWWGAYLGTDDELLVKGTVGEVGSRIAALRSQARERHGWIMDTYLLRAP, encoded by the coding sequence GTGAGTCGGCATATCCACGTGATCGGTATCGGCGCCGGGGACCCCGACTACGTGACCGTCCAGGCGATCGCGGCGCTCAACGACACTCAGGTGTTCTTCGCGATGGACAAGGGCGAGGCGAAAAGCGACCTGGTGGGGCTGCGACGGGAGATCTGCACGCGGTTCATCCGCGAACCGGGCTATCGGTTCGTGGAGTTGCCCGATCCAAAGCGGGCGGATCCGGGCGACCGGCAAGGCGATTACCGGGAAGCGGTTGCTGACTGGCATGCGGCGCGCACGCGGATCTGGGCGCAGGCCATTGTCACCGAGCTGGGGCCCGACGGCGTCGGTGCGTTCCTGGCCTGGGGCGACCCGTCGCTCTACGACAGCACGCTGCGGATCCTCGACGCGGTCGCCGCCGAGGTGGAGTTCACGTTCGACGTCGTCCCTGGCATCACCGCCGTTCAGGCGCTGACCGCCCGGCACCGCATCCCGCTCAATGACGTCGGCGAACCGGTGCTGATCACCACCGGTAGGCAGCTGCGCACGCACCCGCTGTCGGGCTCGGCGGTGGTGATGCTCGACGCGGACTGCTCGTTTCAGAACTGCCGCCCCGATACCCGGATCTGGTGGGGCGCCTACCTGGGCACCGACGACGAACTGCTGGTGAAGGGCACTGTCGGCGAGGTGGGGTCGCGGATCGCGGCGCTGCGTTCGCAGGCCCGCGAGCGGCACGGCTGGATCATGGATACCTATTTATTGCGGGCGCCGTGA
- a CDS encoding AurF N-oxygenase family protein translates to MTSAVRPGGPSREEFSERLLKGSVKKSYEPTVDIDWDAPLDPEKFYLPPRLVSLYGTPMWDEMTREQQIELSRQELVNTLSAGIWFENMLNQSLLRTILHEDPTSRSTHYKLTELGDETRHMVMFGKAIERIGAKPVRPRLWHRMIINALPLAFQRGSMLWMAALIGEEIFDSLQRQMLDDPELQPIIQRLMRIHVTEEARHIQFARDGARKRAQTMPRLNKWFMANINGFGGYFFRYLFSSPIPYARTGLDPKRARATARSNPHRHETQVSGFAPLAAFLTENGLLGPIARRGWKRTKFL, encoded by the coding sequence ATGACCTCAGCGGTGCGGCCAGGTGGGCCGAGTCGGGAAGAATTCTCGGAACGGTTATTGAAGGGCTCGGTCAAGAAGTCCTACGAGCCGACTGTCGACATCGACTGGGATGCTCCGCTGGACCCGGAGAAGTTTTATCTGCCGCCCCGGCTGGTCTCTCTGTACGGCACCCCGATGTGGGACGAGATGACCCGCGAGCAACAGATCGAGCTGTCCCGCCAGGAACTGGTGAACACCCTCTCGGCCGGAATCTGGTTCGAGAACATGCTCAATCAATCGTTGTTGCGCACGATCCTGCATGAGGACCCCACCAGCCGGTCGACGCATTACAAGCTGACCGAGCTGGGCGACGAAACCCGGCACATGGTGATGTTCGGCAAGGCCATTGAGCGCATCGGGGCCAAGCCGGTGCGCCCGCGGCTGTGGCACCGGATGATCATCAACGCCTTGCCACTGGCGTTCCAGCGCGGCTCGATGCTGTGGATGGCCGCACTGATCGGTGAAGAGATTTTCGATTCGCTGCAACGGCAAATGTTGGACGATCCGGAATTGCAGCCGATTATCCAGCGGCTCATGCGAATTCACGTGACCGAAGAAGCCCGCCATATTCAGTTCGCGCGCGACGGCGCCCGCAAGCGTGCGCAGACGATGCCGCGCTTGAACAAATGGTTCATGGCCAACATCAACGGGTTCGGTGGCTACTTCTTCCGTTACCTGTTCAGCAGTCCCATCCCCTACGCGCGGACCGGGCTGGACCCGAAACGAGCACGAGCGACGGCGCGCAGCAATCCGCACCGCCACGAGACACAGGTGTCCGGCTTTGCGCCGCTCGCAGCGTTTTTGACCGAGAACGGCTTGCTGGGCCCGATCGCGCGGCGCGGCTGGAAGCGCACCAAGTTTCTGTGA
- a CDS encoding DUF4873 domain-containing protein produces MSPPRVIIIGAGDRGRGVATELLNAGITDFVTVPSDDDIASVFDDDTDTWALNGTGGQNYRAEVVIAAEPRMLVPWIPELAGHNDFRGTSIHAAQWDADFDPGGKHVAIIGADASAGHYLRQLTAAATSVTVFAHPPRRIVAELPLPATRVKRWLSRQTRAALGGRQSPPALVASAISAITPSGVRTSDGVDHRADAIIYGTGFTIPDRIPRLVGAGGLSLKQAWVDGTEPFLGVAIYGFPNYFLITGPDVGSQIRYVVECIGLMKRSGSARIEVLRSSQQVFNERAHLRPAAAFRPASAFDLSSGAPSGNQTYDGMATLTIAGTSHSVRVRLAGHLDPIDGRYHWQGTLFSAPGESPPDDELRQIRTATLTVGERSATARIVEQTPWGTHAVAGVGPPPYAMPAF; encoded by the coding sequence GTGAGCCCGCCGCGCGTCATCATCATCGGCGCCGGGGACCGCGGCCGCGGCGTCGCAACCGAGTTGCTCAACGCGGGCATCACTGACTTCGTCACCGTGCCGAGCGACGACGACATCGCTTCGGTGTTCGACGACGACACTGACACCTGGGCACTGAACGGCACTGGCGGCCAAAACTATCGAGCCGAAGTCGTCATCGCCGCCGAGCCGCGGATGCTCGTACCGTGGATACCAGAGCTAGCCGGGCACAATGACTTTCGCGGCACGTCGATTCACGCGGCGCAGTGGGACGCCGACTTCGATCCCGGCGGCAAGCACGTCGCGATCATCGGCGCCGACGCCAGCGCCGGTCATTACCTGCGACAGTTGACCGCCGCGGCGACCTCGGTCACCGTTTTCGCGCACCCACCGCGCCGGATCGTCGCCGAGTTGCCGTTGCCGGCGACCCGTGTCAAGCGATGGCTGAGCCGCCAGACCCGGGCTGCGTTGGGCGGTCGGCAATCTCCACCCGCGCTTGTGGCATCGGCGATTAGCGCTATCACCCCGTCGGGCGTCCGCACCAGCGATGGTGTCGACCACCGAGCGGACGCGATTATCTACGGCACCGGATTCACGATTCCCGATCGCATTCCCCGGCTGGTCGGTGCCGGCGGGTTGTCCCTCAAACAGGCCTGGGTCGACGGCACCGAGCCCTTCCTGGGCGTCGCGATCTACGGCTTCCCCAACTACTTCCTGATCACCGGGCCCGACGTTGGTAGCCAAATTCGCTACGTCGTCGAATGCATCGGGCTGATGAAACGCAGTGGCAGCGCTCGTATCGAGGTACTGCGCAGCAGTCAGCAGGTATTCAACGAGCGCGCCCATTTGCGCCCCGCTGCCGCATTCCGGCCGGCATCGGCGTTCGATCTGTCGTCCGGCGCCCCCTCCGGCAATCAGACCTACGACGGTATGGCAACGCTGACAATCGCCGGCACGTCCCATTCGGTGCGCGTGCGCCTGGCCGGGCACCTGGACCCGATCGACGGCCGTTACCACTGGCAGGGAACGCTTTTTAGCGCGCCGGGAGAGTCGCCACCGGACGACGAACTCAGGCAGATTCGAACGGCGACGCTCACAGTGGGTGAGCGCAGCGCGACGGCCCGCATCGTCGAGCAGACGCCCTGGGGCACCCATGCGGTCGCCGGGGTGGGCCCTCCCCCTTACGCGATGCCCGCATTCTGA
- a CDS encoding STAS domain-containing protein, whose product MSAVAESPSSLAVVTRTDDSIAVLTVGGVLDASNSGALRESISKATLQQPTAVIVNISELKVPAESAWSAFISAHLQLGTQTKLPIVLVSAHRTTREAITRSEVTRFMPVYSTEKGALKALGRLTRQTLQRADAELPATLTSLRESRRLVREWLTEWGQSGLIPVALVVVNVFVENVLEHTGSVPKMRIETDGETATIAVSDESTSAAVRLPSPDKGIDVSGLAIVDALSRAWGSTPTSSGKTVWAIIGPENQL is encoded by the coding sequence GTGAGTGCGGTAGCCGAGTCGCCCAGCTCGCTGGCCGTCGTGACGCGGACGGACGACTCGATCGCAGTCCTGACCGTCGGTGGCGTGCTCGACGCCAGCAACTCTGGCGCGCTGCGCGAGAGCATCTCCAAAGCAACGCTGCAACAGCCGACCGCCGTCATCGTCAACATCAGCGAACTCAAGGTGCCCGCGGAGTCGGCATGGTCGGCCTTCATCAGCGCCCACTTACAGCTCGGCACCCAGACCAAACTTCCGATTGTGCTGGTCAGCGCCCATCGCACGACCCGCGAAGCGATCACCCGCAGCGAAGTCACGCGCTTCATGCCGGTCTATTCGACCGAAAAAGGGGCCCTGAAGGCGCTCGGCCGGCTCACCCGTCAAACCCTCCAGCGAGCCGATGCGGAGCTGCCCGCGACCCTGACCAGCCTGCGCGAATCGCGGCGGCTGGTCCGCGAGTGGCTAACCGAATGGGGACAATCCGGACTCATCCCGGTCGCGCTGGTGGTCGTCAACGTGTTCGTGGAAAACGTGCTCGAACACACCGGCAGCGTCCCGAAGATGCGGATCGAGACCGACGGCGAAACGGCGACCATCGCAGTGTCCGACGAGAGCACTTCGGCCGCCGTGCGACTGCCGTCGCCGGACAAGGGCATCGACGTGTCCGGGCTGGCGATTGTCGACGCGTTATCGCGGGCGTGGGGCAGCACCCCGACCTCGTCGGGCAAGACCGTCTGGGCCATCATCGGCCCCGAGAACCAGCTTTAG
- a CDS encoding LLM class flavin-dependent oxidoreductase, producing the protein MRFTYAEAMTDFRYYIPLAKAAEAAGYHAMTIADSIAYPFESDSKYPYTPDGNREFLDGKEFIETFVLTGALGAVTTKLHFNFFVLKLPIRPPALVAKQIGSLAALTDNRVGFGVGTSPWPEDYELLGVPFAKRGKRMDECIEIIQGLTSGDYFEFHGEFYDIPKTKMTPAPTKPIPILIGGHADAALKRAARLDGWMHGGGDPAELDGLIDKLKKYREEAGKTGPFEIHVISADAYTPDGIKRLEDKGVTDVIVGFRIPYIMGNDTEPLDNKIRNLEMFAENVIAKI; encoded by the coding sequence GTGCGGTTCACCTACGCAGAAGCGATGACGGACTTTAGGTACTACATCCCGCTGGCCAAGGCCGCCGAGGCAGCCGGGTACCACGCGATGACGATTGCCGACAGCATCGCCTATCCCTTCGAATCCGACTCCAAGTACCCCTACACGCCCGACGGCAATCGCGAGTTCCTGGACGGCAAGGAGTTCATCGAAACCTTCGTGCTGACAGGGGCATTGGGCGCGGTGACGACGAAGCTGCACTTCAACTTCTTCGTCCTCAAGCTGCCCATCCGGCCGCCGGCGCTGGTCGCCAAGCAGATCGGTTCGCTGGCCGCATTGACCGACAACCGGGTGGGCTTCGGAGTCGGGACCAGCCCGTGGCCCGAGGACTACGAGCTGCTCGGTGTCCCGTTCGCCAAGCGCGGCAAGCGAATGGACGAATGCATCGAGATCATTCAGGGCCTCACCAGCGGCGACTACTTTGAATTCCACGGCGAGTTCTACGACATCCCCAAGACGAAGATGACCCCGGCCCCGACCAAGCCGATCCCGATCCTGATCGGCGGTCACGCGGACGCAGCGCTCAAGCGCGCGGCGCGACTCGATGGCTGGATGCACGGTGGCGGCGACCCCGCGGAACTCGACGGGCTGATCGACAAGCTCAAAAAATACCGCGAAGAAGCCGGCAAGACGGGCCCGTTCGAGATTCATGTCATCTCGGCGGACGCCTATACACCGGACGGCATCAAGCGGCTCGAGGACAAGGGCGTCACCGACGTCATCGTCGGCTTCCGCATCCCCTACATCATGGGCAACGACACCGAACCGCTGGACAACAAGATCCGCAACCTCGAAATGTTTGCCGAGAACGTCATCGCGAAGATCTAA